The proteins below are encoded in one region of Oncorhynchus nerka isolate Pitt River linkage group LG15, Oner_Uvic_2.0, whole genome shotgun sequence:
- the LOC135560363 gene encoding zinc finger protein 239-like, which yields MSEPGSDCGDPAQRSSQQGPEVVSVKLEDCGQTLELNVIVKEEEEREIKEEENSDSGDSGESSNPDSDIKPSPIASGNRRQKPQPGCSDSFIYPTRHKSHQQTPKINKTYLCRQCGKSFQTPSKLKAHQRMHNGENPYPCSQCEKSFNHSGRLKDHQRVHTGEKPYHCSLCGKSFSQLGNLKTHQKNHKPYHCSQCGKSFSEKVKLTGHERVHSGDKPYHCTQCGKSFNYYSVLKEHQRVHTGEKPYHCTLCGKSFSWATNIRNHQLRHIGEKPTCTLNVIVKEEEGEQRHIKAEEREVEVEEREVKEEAT from the exons ATGTCTGAGCCGGGATCTGACTGTGGTGATCCGGCCCAGAGAAGCTCACAACAGGGTCCAGAGGTGGTGTCAGTGAAGCTGGAGGACTGCGGTCAAACACTGGAACTCAATGTGattgtgaaagaggaggaggagagagaaatcaaGGAGGAAGAAAACAGTGACTCGGGTGACTCCG GAGAGAGCTCCAACCCAGACTCAGACATCAAGCCCAGTCCCATAGCATCAGGAAACCGCAGACAGAAGCCCCAACCCGGCTGTAGCGACAGTTTTATTTATCCAACTCGCCACAAATCACACCAACAAACTCCCAAAATAAATAAGACTTACCTTTGccgtcaatgtgggaagagttttcagACACCAAGCAAGCTAAAGGCTCACCAGAGAATGCACAATGGAGAGAATCCTTACCCCTGCTCCCAGTGTGAGAAGAGCTTCAATCATTCAGGAAGACTTAAGGACCATCAAAGAGTACATActggggagaagccttaccactgctctctTTGTGGGAAGAGTTTCAGTCAGTTAGGAAACCTGAAGACTCATCAGAAAAATCacaagccttaccactgctcacaatgtgggaagagtttcagtGAGAAAGTAAAACTTACGGGACAtgagagagtacacagtggagaTAAACCTTACCACTGTACCCAATGTGGGAAAAGCTTCAATTATTATTCAGTACTTAAGGAACATCAAAGAGTacatacaggggagaagccttaccactgcacACTTTGTGGGAAGAGTTTCAGTTGGGCAACAAACATAAGGAATCATCAGTTAAGACACATTGGAGAGAAACCTACATGTACTCTCAATGTGATTGTCAAAGAGGAGGAGGGCGAACAGAGACACATTAAGGCAGAAGAGCGAGAagttgaggtagaggagagagaggtgaaggaagaggcTACATAA